The genomic stretch GGGCCCCCATGGCATGGAtaccagcccctgccctgcagctgtaTCTCATATCTGTGATATGAGGCTGCCCTGGTCCTTTGGCAGAGCCTGCAGGGGTCCCTGTAGTAGGAGAGAAACTGTCCATGACTCTGCCTCTCTCCCGCAGGAGGAGGAAACCCCCAGGACAGTCGGATGCTGTGCGGGGCCCACCCCAGCAGGAGGCCAAGCTGCAGGACTTCTGTCAGGCTGCTAACGTGGTAACGTCTCAAATGAGCCAAGGCGCGTCCCAGCCCCTGTCCCTGGGTCCCAGCGTTGGGTGTTCCCCCATGTGTCTCCCCCTCTCCTCGCAGCCCCCCACGCCTCGGCTGGCAGTAACGCGCTGTCTCTCCTCCGGTGTACGGCAGGCTGTGTCCTGGCTGAGGGAGAACGTAGGGCTCAGCATCCGGCTGAGCCAGGTGGAGGACGCAGAGAGCCTGGAGGCTGCACAGAGCCAGCAGGCCGCGCTGCAGCAGGAGATCCTGGGCAACAGCTCCAGCATCGAGGCCCTGCTCATGGTGAGCACCAGCTGTGGGGTGCATACTGTGTGGGACGGGAAGTCCCCCTCTACAACTCGCTGCTGGGGATGCAGAGGGGGCGCCATGCTGATGGCATCCCCGGTGGCAGGTGTTTCGTGCAACTGGAGAATAAcactgggttcccctgccaggcACCTGGGGCGCCAGGAGGAGTTTCCTCTCCGCTGCCttctggggagggatgggagtgGGCAGTGAGATCCATGCCCCCTTGGTGGCCAGGGtcaggggggctgggaagagcaGATCCCTGTCCTCAGCATGTGCCTCATTCTCAGGCTCCTCTAAGGGATTGCAGAGCGGGACGCCCAAGTGGGCGTCACCTGACAATGCGTGTCCGTGTCCCACAGGAAGGGCAGACGCTGCTGTGTGGCAGCCATGGAGGGAGACCTCAGGTGGAAGGcatcctccaggagctggaggggctgtgggaggagctgcagaggaggCACCGGGAGAACGGTGCGGCGCTGAGGGAGATTGATAAGGTGCGTGGTGCCATCTCTCTCTGCCAGGCATGAGCCCGTATCAGACAGAGGGGTGTGAGCAGGGCGGGAAGGGGGTGCACATGAGACACAGGGGCAGCCCCAGTGCAGGCACTGGTGGGACAGGGATCGCTGTGCCCGTTCTCTGGGCTGTGCTGGTGCAGGGGCCATCTTGAGCCTCGGCTGCAGCCCCCTGCAAGGGAGTCTCCCGGGGAGTGTCAGCAGGGTGCGGGGTGATGGCCCTGGCTGCCTGGCCTTCCCCAAAGATCAGTTAGCCCAGTGCCATGCACACCACCTGGGAGGGACAGGTGCCCTGTGTGGAGCCAGCTCAGGAAGCCTCTGCTCCTCCAGCTGGATCTGGCACTGCAGTGGCCTCCATGCTGGCACAGCCAGGACTGCCCCTGCTGTGTCTGAGATGCCTCCAGGTGGGCAACCGGGTGCTGTTTGTGCTGCAGCATGGAGAGCCCTGCGATGGTCCATGGAAACGTGCTGCCCTGGGTGGGATAGCACGGTGCTGGGTCACACCGAACTGGTCTTCCCTGCGACACGATGCCACGGCGCCCTCAGGGGCTTTCATTCCTGCCCACCCTgaggctgggacagagggggATCTGGCCTGGGAGGTCCTGTCTGTCCCACTCTCCAATCTCTTCCTGCAGGTTCTGCGGTTGGTGGGAGAGCTGGATGGggctgagcagtggctgcagggggtggtgggCTCGCTGTCGGAGCCCGCCACCATGAGgagcccagaggaactccgcagGGACCTCCAGGAGATCAGCTGCTTGGAGAACCAGGTCCTGTTGTGGGGCATCAAGCTCCAAGCCCTGcgggaggagatggggagagagccCTCTGCAGAGCACGTGATGGCTGGGAAGATTCAGAGCAAGGTGGAGATGATGGAGGAGAAGTGAGTCCTGGGGAAACAGGACTGGGAACTGGACTACGGGGAGCACAGGCTGCTGGAGTGGGAGGTAGTGTCAGGGGATGTGAGGAAGAGATGAGGTTGGAGGAGTGTGAGGGGATTCCCCCCTCTGGGGAGGATGTGGCATCAGAGAGGTGAGAGGGGATCCCCTGAGGGCAGCCTTGAGGAATGGGAGGGGACAGTGGTGTCAGAGGGGTGGGAGACCTCCAATGGGACGACCTTGGGGGATGGAAGGGGGTGGCTGTGTCAGTGGGGTGGGAGCCCCCTGGGGGGCAGCACTGGGGAATGGCAGCACTGAAGGGTCGGGAGGGGATTTCCCTGCAGTGGGAAGGAGGATCCCCCTGCCTCGCTGCCTCTCCGTGTGCTCCTGCCCCACTGCTGCGTTTGCTGTGCCAGGTTGGGGTGCGTGCGGGCGGCCCTGCAGCGGCGGGCGGAGGACGTGCGCGATTCCCTGGTGCTGTCTGAGTTCCTGCAGAATGTGCAACAGGAGGAGGTGCTGAGCCAGAAGAACAGCACGCTGGTGAGGAGTGAGTGGGGATGGGCCTGGACTCGGGCCCCCATTGGGAATCCCATCCCTGCTGGGTCAGTCTGGGTGGAGGGGCCCTACTGCTGACTGAGTGAGGtcaggggttgggtgggggaTAACTGGAACCCCTCGCTTTCCAGCGTCACCCCCAGCAGCTGCCAGTGTTTGCTCTGAGGTGGGGGAGGCACAGTGGCCACTGACCTCAATCCTGGGGAATGGCTGAGATCAGCAACCCTGAGTGCATGGTGAGGAGGCTCCACGGGACCCCTCGCAGGCCAGGTGGTGCCAGAATCACCCCACGtgtcccagtctctctctaaagCTCCAGCGTCCCTGTGTGTTTGCTTTAGCCCGGGACCAGCAGGCTGGGCTCCCAGGAGCCTGTGCACCTCCCCTTGGCCCAGGCTGGGCAGCAGCTGAGCCGTGAGGACATGAGCAGCCCCCTGGGTGAGCTGCAGGAGGCTGTGGAGATGCTGAACGACGTGGTGAAGGAGCGGGAGCGAGTCATGGAGGCAGCAGCTGAAACTGAGAGTCTGGAGCGCCTGGTAAGGGACCTGGCGTGAGGAGCCTTTGACTGAGAAGGAGGGGGTAACACACCACTAGTGGCCATGCGGAGCACGGCTGGCTCAGTCAGAGGTGAGGGCAGAACAGTAGAGTCTGACTGAAGGGGGGCTCCTATGCATAGTGCCAGCCTGAGAGAGTAGGGTCTAGTACAGGGGTGACCAACCTGCAGCtccggagccgcatgcggctcttcagaagttaatatgcggctccttgcatagctaccgactccagggctggagctacaggtgccaactttccagtgtgctggggggtgctcactgctcaaccccctgctctgccccaagccctgccccctctccaccccttcccccgagcctgccatgccctcgctctcCCCCCCTCTGCACCAGAGCCTCTGACACACCAGGtaacagctgattgtggtgggtgggaggcgtggggaggaagtgggaggcactgattggtggggctgacggtgggcaggaggtgctgcaggttggagtggggggagctgctggggggctgctgaggtattactgtggctctttggcaatgtacattggtaaattctggctccttctcagcctCAGGCTGGCCGCCcctggtctagtgattagagcagggggctgggagccaggactcctgggttctattcctgaccctggaaggggagtgtgttctagagcaggggactgggagacaggactcctgggtcctatacCTGTCCCTAGGAGTGGAGTCtgtcctagtggttagagcagggggttgggagccaAGGCTGAGGCAGCTGATGCTAGTGCTGCACAGTTATCCCTATTCTTCTTCTGCGCCCCACAGCTTGCTAGCATCCGTGTGAGGACAAGGAGCATCTCTGAAGGGAGCTCACACTGGGGTTCACCTCACTTTTCTCTCTCCCAGCTTGCCAGAGTCTTTCCACGCATGGAGGCCATTCGATGCAGAGCGGAGGCTCTGGCCCGTGATATCGCCCAGGTGGAGAGTGGCTTTGTCACAGTGAAGAGTGAGCTGGAcctgcaggggctgcaggggctgctgAGCCAGCAGCAGGAGATGGAGGTGAGTCCCAGAGACTGCGCCGCTCTGACTTGCCATGGTGAGTGGAGTCACCGATGGCCTCTACTGGCTTCCTGGGAGCCTTGCAGTGCCTTGGCATGTTGCCAGGCATGTTGGAGCTAGGGGTTACCAAGGGTGTCAGGAGTAGAGACGAGGTCACCTCAGGGAGACTCTAGCCCTCAGGCCCAAGAGCCATAAGCCCTGGCCTTTTATGAAGGGCTCACTGGAATTTTCCAGCTGTCTCTAGGCCTTTCCTGTCAACTCCCCCTGTggccaggcagggagaggggaagggattgcGTCAGCCCCTGTGTGCCAAGGTCTGGCTGCCAACAACTCACACATCTTTCCATTCTGCATCCCTATGGAGGGAACCAGCTCCATGCAGAGCAGAGCGGAACTGTCTGCTGGGAAACCTGGATCCCTCTTCAccctgctgctcccccaccccctgctcccccaccccctgctccccacaaatCACAgatcccctgctcccccaccctctGCGCCCCACAGCCTGCTCCCTCATCTCCTGCTCCCCCACAGAGCACAGCTCCCCTTGTGCCCcgacagcctgcacccccatcccctgtaccgccatcccctgcaccccacagagcacagctgcccctgctcccccatcccttgctcccccatcccctgctcctcaCAAAGCACAGCTCCTCCTGTGCCACCACGGCCTGctcccctgtcccctgctccCCGCAAAGCACAGCTCCCCTGGTCTCCCACaacttgctcccccaccccctgcaccccacagagcacagctccccctgcttccccatcccctgctcccccacccccttcttccccatcctctgctcccccatgccctgcaccCTGCAGAGCACAGTTCCCCACAGAGCATATCTCCCCCTGCACTCCCATCCCCTGTCGCACAGGAGAGATGATAAAGTAGAGGCTGCTCCCATGGTCAGGGGCTCAGTGCTCTGAGCTGTATGCAGGAGGATCAGGTGTGGGTCCTAACTCTCTACATTGCATTTCCTGCGATGCTGAAGGGATTCAGCCTGGTGGCCTAGTGGCTAATGTCTGCCCCTGTCATGCAGGGGGCCTGGGTTTGGGTGCCATCTCTAGGTACCAGTGCCTGAGGGAGTCAGCCCAGTGCTTTGCCCTGCCATGTTGATTCCCAACCCTGATCTTTTTCCccaagtgggaggggaaggaaacaaCTTGGCAAGCCAAGTAGGCACGGTTGCCTCGGTCCCCTCCTGTCTTCAGGCAGAGAGGCAGAAAAACACTCCCCcatggggaagggagctgggagccccCTGCCAAGAGGGTCTCTTTTACGTGTCCAGAGTCCTTTTGTCTTATGTCCCCTAGTTCAACATGTCCGAGGCGCTGGAGGGGGACgtggaggagctggagaaggcagTCATCCACTTGGAAAAGCTCTGCCCAGCTCGGATGCATGACATGGGCCCAGAGATCCAGGGGATGCTGCAGGCCTGGGAGGAGCTGCAAAAGCTGGTGCTGGAGAACAAGGGCCATGTGCAGCAGGCCAGTCGGCTGCAGCAGTTCTTTGGAGATTACTTAGCCATGATGTAAGTGGCTGCAGCCTGCATGGCGTCTTCCCTTCCAACTGCCTTTGTGATCCAGCCGGCCCTGCCTGTAAAGTTGGGATCCAGGGAGGACAGCCTGAGGGCTGGTGCTCAGCTTGGGGTTCACAAGTGTCTGGCCAGGTGTTGCTCTCTGGGGAGCAGACTGGGGAGGTGCAAGGGGAGCTGAAATAGCTCCCTGGGGAAAGTCAGATGTCCAGAGAACCCCAGGATGTTTGCCACTCTTCTGTCGCTCCCCAGGCTTCCCCATCATCTCCTGGCCCTTgcctttcccttcctcccataTTTTCTCTCAGCCTCCAGCCCTcacattctccctctctctgcccccatgGCTTCCTGGGCTCGCCGCAGAGCCTGATGGTGGCCATCGTCCCCGAAGGCAGCCCGGCTGTAGTCCCGGTGAGAACTATGGGTGACGTCTGTGCTTGGGAAGCCGGAGCGCCACCAGCACAGCTGTAGGGAAATGGCAGCGGGCAGCCTGCGGTTTCAGTCGCACTGAGAGCAATGGGAGGCGATGGCAGAAATTCGCAGGAAAGCTGCAGGAGTCCATGGGAAGCGTTAACAACACACCAAGCGCCACAACAGTCGCAGTCGCATCCTGTCAGGTGGCAGCTCTGTTCATGCctcagaggggggtgggggaactccctgctgcagagaCTGAGTTAGAGCATGGCCATTTCCTCTGCCTTCCTTGCTGGCCAAACCCATGGAGCAGGGGGCCAGTCACTGAAGGGACGTTCTCTGGATAGTTTGACCTAGCGGAGACTCAAACCCTGGCATGGAAGATCCGGCTCAGCCTGCAGCCTGGAGGGAGTTCCTCACCTGTGCCCTCCTAggacggggtggggagaggggaggagagcacTGGCTACGGTTTGGTTCGGCAGCTGTATTCCCTCCAGTCGTCCCAGTGGCTCCTTATGGCCCTGTCCCCTTGTCTTCGCagctcctggacagaggacacaAGGGCTCAGATCTTTTCGGAGAGCGTGAGTGCTCATGGGCTCCCAGAGACTCAGTGGGAGGAGCTAGAGAGGAAAATTGAGGGCAAGTTCAAGGAGTTTGAGGAGCTGGCATCCACCGGGCAGACGCTGGTGTCCGAGGAGCACTACCTGAGTGAGACGGTAAGCAGGAGGTGGACTGGGGGATGCTTCATGAGCTCCCCATTGAAAACCCTGGGGGCTCAGCCTCTGGCCTGGTACAGGGCAGATGGAACCTGCTGGGTCATCAGAGAGGTGAGTCCTCTGCATAGTGCCCAGCCAAACCATTCGCTTATGGGAGCCCAGTGAGACAGATTTACCAAGAAGCCATTTAGTGCTCAGGGGGAGCCAGCCTCAACCACCCACCCTGCAAGGGGCAGTCAGACCACCCCGCTGGCTGGGGTGGTTACCCATGTGATGGATACTGAACACAGACCTGCTGGGGCTCAGCTTCTTTTCCAGACCTGACCCCAAAGGGCCCATTATGAAGTTGTTCCTGAAGAAAGCACCACTCCCCAGTCCCCAACGAAGGGTTCTCAGCATCCTACGCTCCCCATTGGCTTCTCTGTCCCCGATCCCAGGGTGAAGTTGTGTCTGGGGAGTAGAGGAGGGGAGCTGAAGTTCTCACAGGAGCCCTTGGCATCTTTGTTCTCCCGGTAGATAAAGGAACgcctggaggagctgcagagCATGCTGGGATGGGTGCTGGTGCGCTGGCGAGCACAGAAACACCACTGGGATTCTGGGAACAAGAGTGCTGGCAAAAAGGGCCAAGACGGTCCCGTGGACTCTGTGCTGAGTGTGTCCCCCAGCTGCCAGGTGAGTCCGTAGCTGCTGTGGGACAGTCTGCAAGCGGGGATGGGTCAGGCCGCTGTTTGCTCAGCCCAGCTGAGGCGCCTCTCTTGGCACAATGAAAGGCCTCTGCACAAGGCCAGCATGGGACAGGAGCAGATACACAGGCATTGTGTCCACCAGGGCAAAAATCAGGGAGACTCACATAAACCATGGTGGCTGTTTCCGTCTGGAGAATCTCAGGGAAGCCGTACACCACAGGCTGGCTAGCGGTTAAAGCAGAGGACCAGCAGTCAGGGCTCTTGGGTTCTAGCCCTGGAGCTGCTACTCACTCTGCAGCCTTgagtgactcccagccctgctctgtgcctcagtttccccgcctGCAACACAGGGGTAATGCTCCTGATCCACCTCCCAGAGTGGGGGTGGCGGCTGTGAAGCTGAATTAATTCGTGcctgtaaagcacttggagatccgTGCGTCCAGACTGCCTTTGGCATCCAGTGCTGTCATGTACAGAGTGTGAGAGTCCTAGGGCTCCTGCGGGGGAGACCACCAAATCCCACTGCACACCCATAGTACAGagaagtgcaggagggggcacagCAGAATGGAATGGGGGGCGGAGGAACCAGGTGTAGGGCAGGGGGGTATCATGGCACCGGGGAGGGAAAGGAAGTGCACAGGACAGGGGGCAGGCCATTCCCACAACCCCACCTCTTCACTGTCTTCTATTACTTCCCAGGACCCATGCGCCCAAGCAGCTGTGCCTGGAGCAGATGGCATCCTGGGCCCTAACACTTCTAAAGGGCCTCAGCCCACATTGTGCTCCCTCACCCCACCACAGCTCCAGAGGCAAGAGAGGGAAGTGGCCTGTCCTTCCGCCCCATCTATCCCAGATGCCCTCCGAGGGCTGGAGCAAAGCTGGGAAGATCCTGGGGACTCCACCCCATTGGAGGTGGAAACCACCAAGGAGACTTTAGTTCTGGATCCCTCAGAGTCCCCAGTGCTGCTGGTGCCGCAGTCTGGGCCCAGCAGCCTGGGCGGGACAGTCAACTTGATCCTGAGTATTGGCAAGAAGGGGGAGAAGAAGCTGCAGCTGGCTGGAGCGATGCCGGGGGAAGAGTCCCTGCACAGGGTAGGTGATGTCATGCTGGGGAGACACACGGCTTTGTCAGGGCTGCTAGCTTGTGCTGTGCACAGGAGGCTTGGTGCGAGGGGAGACGGGAGAGACCATGTTTCTCGATAGAGCTGCCTAGGGGAGCTGTGCCCCAGATCAGAGCTTGTCCAACTGCAGGTGAATTCAGGGCTGTGGCTTTGTAGGGCTTGGAAACTGCCAGGTGCACTTGGAAGGGCATGGCAGAGTGGGGGTGTTTCCAGGTGAACCCAGACCCCCGGGGCTGAGGCTGAGCAGCTGAGAGCTCAGGAGATTCTCGGATGAATCAAGAGCGAAGCAGGTGGACACTCTGGACTAGGGAGCCCCAGCCCCGGTGTCCCTGCCACTCGGGTTGGCAGATACAGCACAAGCTCCCTTGGATTTCAAGCAGGGGGCTGGCCTTTAGCACTgtggccccccttctcccctcctcctcctcgctgtaACAGGCCACCCGCTCTCCTCCCtcaattttctttttgtgtctCTCTTTCCCCACACTCAGCTCCCTGGCACTAAACCCTCAGGCTGTAAAACCTTTTGGAAGCGTTGCCAGGGGCTTTTAGGAAACACTTTGGGTAGTTTAAAGCGAAAGAAAAAGCCGTCTCGCCAGCCCGTGGAAGAGGTAACGTCCCAGGGGCTGCATGCCGGGCACAGTGGCTGCATGGCGTGAGCTTGCCCTATACTAACACACCGTCCTGTCCCCGTGAGTCCCTCTGTGTCCTCTCTCTGACACTGCTCCTGGTCCCCGCTGGCTCCTGGCCAAGAGGCCAGGCTAAGGCTTATCCCCCTGCTAGAAGAGCTGCAGCAGTGGAGGGGGTGAACAGGGAGGGCACCATGCCATCCTGATAACCCTGCCATGAGAAATGGCCTCCCAAGGGCTGCCTGGTGTCACAGTACTCCACAGAATGAGGTCAGTGCACCAGCTGGCCCAGTGGGGCTAGGGAATGGGCTACTGGGCCTCTCACCTCTCGGACACCAGTTGCTGTCTGGCCCCTATTGGTAAGTGGTTTCCATCTGCTGGCTGTTGGGAGGTGAAATGAGTCAGAAGGTCTCAGTCCAGTCACCAGGGGGCAGCTCTCCAAACCCACAATCCAGCCGGTGGTGACAAGTCCTGTTGCCAGCCTGAGCAGAGAAGCCAAGGCCTGAATGTGCCAGGGAGCCCTGGGGCAGACTGGTGGCGGGAGGGTGTGTTGCATGAGCCAGGCCTGTCCTGGGGATACTTAGAGGGCTTCGGGGCTGTGAGGCAGGCACTTTTACTGGTGCTGCTTTCACacagaattgtgtttgtttaatgCTCCCTATCTTGTGTATTTCTATCCTGAGGGGGTTTCCCGGGAGCTCTCGGAATCAGCAAAAACCCAGCACAGAGAAGCTGAGCAGATCCCAGTGTGCACCATCGCTGGACAGTCACAGGCTTAGGGCAGGTGCTTAGGTGTGAGGCAGGCTTAGGACTCAGTGCTACATGAGCTGGGCCGGCGCTCGGAAGCAGAGCTGTGACCTGACCAGGCCCCTACAGGAATAGTTCATTCACTTGAACAGGACAGAGGAACAGGGAGCCAGCCAGAAGACTCAGGGATAGCAGGCAGCATCCAGCCTTGAATTCAGGGAAGTGCTGATCCATTCCCCCCGCCACAGGAGGGTGGAGGTCTTTGCCAGCATCCTCACCCAGCCTCAGGCTGCGCAGACCTGCTAAAGAATCTGCCTGTTCCAGTGGGAAAGGCCAGGAAGATCTGTGAGCATGGAAGAGGGGGAGGTGTCTTAGAGCAGGGCTGCCCAACTTACGGCCTGCGGGCTGTACACTGGCCCACCCGAACATTTCATAAGGCCCATGGCCGGTTTGAACACAATATATTAATGGCCGATTCATTAGCGTTTTGTCATCATGTGTACATCATTTAGTTTACATGTGTGTGTAAATAGACGATACTGTACATAGAAACACGTatgaaacaagctgaacttaaaatataaatcaatacaggtgactttaaattttattaaaatacgTAGAATGTGTTTGGCCCACAGCAGGTTGTGCGTAGATTTctgtggccctcctgtgtaataagtTTGAGCAGCACTGGCTTGGAGTAAGAAACAGGCACCTTTGCTGAGTGGTGGGGAACGCAGGGACAGTGCGAGTCCCAAGAGCTCAGAGTCCTCCCACTTGGCACAAACAGGAGGGAGCAAAATCCCAGCATCAGGGCACCAGCAGCGACTGAGTCTCCTTTGCTAGATGGGCTCCAGCCGGCAAAGGGTACAGGGAGGGGATCGGTGCTATTTGAACGATTTAGCCAGCCTCTGCTATactggggcagccagagggcctGTGGGGTTTTGCAACTGCTAGCCTCTGTAATATGAAGGGGCACTACTACTACTGCACTACATCTCCCAGCATGCCAAGCCACTGAGTGCCCTggaagcattgcatgctgggatctgtagtCCCAGGCACATCACAGGTGTTGGGGGCACAATTAGGAGCAGCCCAACTGGTGagttggccagtgcagcccccaTTCAGGCAGCACTGGGTTTGCCCCACACTAGAAAAGGACTGTGGGAGCTGGTCCCCAGCAATGAAGCCAAGTGACTGTAACATCCTGGAATGCGTCTTGGGTTGCCTGACCCCGCTGGCCACTGTGTGACGAGAATGAGGCTTACTGTGATGTGTGACTGACAGCTGGGCAGGAGGAGCCATGTGCCAGTGTATGCCATTAAGGACCCAGCCCATGAGCGGGTCCAGGGCCATGCCCACACAGGTTTGGGCACTAGTGACTTGGAGCGTTTCAACGGGTTAGTCTCACGTCTCTCCCCACCCTTGTGTTTCCCAGGTGAGCACCTACCTGCATGTGAAGGAGAAAGAGGGGGATCGAGACGCCACCTGCAGGAGCTCGACCATGCCACGGCTAGCCAAGCGAGCGCCCACCATAGCACATGTTTCCCTGGTCCCAAGCCCCGGGCCTGAGGCCGCCTTCCACACCCTGCCTAAGATCAGCTCCGGCTCCCTCCTCAGCAGCCTGAAGAGAAAGGGTCAGGCAAAGGCAGAGGATGCTCAGCTGCTCACATTGCAGGGCATCGTGGGAGCAGGTCCCAGCAGGCTACAGCCTTTGCTTGAGGAGAAGCACAATCCCAGCAACACTTGGCCTCCCAAGTGCAGCAGCGGGAAGaagttggcagggagacctccgAACCCCAGGCTTGGGCAGCTGCTGGACCTTGTGAAGAATCCGCTGGGGACGGCCATTGAGGCAGAATGTGGCATTGTCAGCGCGGCATCTAGTGGCCCCAAAGCTGAATTCCTGAGCCAAGCCTGGGGGCCCAGTAGTTCCCAGCTGGCGGTGGCGAAGAGTGCTTGCCAGCACCTTTCCCTGGGGTCCGTATTGAGCTTGGAGCTGCCCAAGGACCTTGGTCTCCTTGGTAATGTCCAGGACGCCATTAAAGTAGCACAGAAGGAGGTgccaggaggggaggaggtgaggcAGGATGGTGGGGCGATTCCATGGGACACCGGTGAGGCAGAGAGGGAGGCGAATGGGGCCAGCCTGCGGAAGGAGACACTGAACCAGGCACTGGCCACATGCCAAAGGCCCAGAGGGCCAAGGGATGCTTTCAGGAAGGCTCCTAAGAGCGAGGGAGGCACCTGGTTCGAAGAGGTGAGTTTCAGCCCGAGCTACCGCAGGCCAAAGGCGCAGGGCATTGGTGCCACCCCCTGTGGGGAGGAGCAGTGGACTCCCAGGAGCCAGGGCAGTGGCAGTGATGATTTCCTGGACTTCAGACTGAACCGGCTCTCCCGCATCAGCGTGCTGCATGAGCAGATTGGGCGCGAGTGGGACAAGCTGGCAGCCACACTGGGCACGTCCGGCAGCGCAAAGGCCGAGAAGCCAGCAGGCTGCAAACCCAGACTCGAAGAAGCATCTAAGGTGGAGCTCAGGCCTTCTCCCACTAAGTACACGAGTGGTGCCGGAGGGGACCCCAGCACAGCCAAACCAGAGCATCCCGCAGTGAATGGCAAGCTAAAGGAAGATCCCCCAGAGCATCGGCTAGAGTCTGCCCCCTTCCAGGAGGCCTTGGAGGAAAGCCTGATGGCACGCTCTGGAAGGTGTGCAAAGCTACCGACCCTGCTGTCTGTGTCTGAATGCCAGCTCGGTGCCCAGCCACGTAGCCTCATGTCGGCAGGGTTAGACCGCCAGGGCCTGGCTCCAGATGGAAGGGCGGCCGGATCAGGGCTGTCCAAAGGGGCAAAGCTCCCAGGCTCAGCTGAGATTTGCCACCCTGACCACGAGCTgtttgaagaggaggaggaggagctccaggccaTCTGGAGGAACGTGGAGGGACGCAACAAGCAGAGCCCCTGTGCGGACACTGATGCCCACCCCATGTCGCGGAACAAGGCAGACAAGGCACAGAGCCCAGAGGTTTCCCGTGGGAGACTGATCTTAACATCAGCGAATAATGTGCTGGTAGCCAAGTTCACCCTTCCCAACTCCACCCAGCTCCTTCAGAGCCCAGACGGGGAAAGAGAAACCAGTGATGGGCACGGTAGTGAGGGCAGCCCACGCGGGTTCTGGGCATCCTTCCCCTGTCAAGACGAGCCCTGTGGGGTAAAGGAGGCTGCATCCATGGGATCAGTGGAGGGCAGCTGCCCACAGAACCAGCAGAAGCATCAGGAAGAGGACAGAGACGTTGGCAAGGTTAGTGGGCTCTGTGTACTGTTTCTTAGGGGCTGGGGGAGACCTGCCAGAAGCTGTACTGTCCCCTTTGCACACTCTCAGGCACTGCAGTGATCGGTCCGGATAACTAGATATTCCCTGCTTTATACCAGGCCTCTGAGCCACGGTTCCCCTGGCTAACCTGCTCCTGCACTGGCCACAAAGGGTCACTCATGAGCAGCACGTGGGGCTTAGCT from Lepidochelys kempii isolate rLepKem1 chromosome 3, rLepKem1.hap2, whole genome shotgun sequence encodes the following:
- the LOC140909372 gene encoding uncharacterized protein isoform X3; translated protein: MSGSTARKIQPFTISTKLSLPKCTVDFPGDSCPDTMAGLDNHALRQNLNECVPLYLARAQSSPLPAGGGFQSTSPTEEGITDEDQLNRNSLARSIKKITLSNWHGEPGPGKEGVPGVPVQTSYERNHNNNNSRPGKAQFKVFLRKEVDVEEEKQEARSLHAGDFCSPVDKGPPFHMVSGCHAAAPWKESVKNKEPSGVVGLKTGIRSSAGKANLPNQSPLIVQFNREIMQAESWVRGKLRDLKDGCNIQDWERVAQTLQRDMKDFENTLIKLNQMGEQLMSRPSPSGETVRRQLLALKEQWQLLKQTAGNQSKALGGLRNLQEFNRRAERLEAWIRQKEEKPVLTALLQESMDKIQLTRRILDLKQEEQQFQGLHEEMNSLAQKLEKPGKSESRSISARRKHLNKMWLRLQGTLKEQHETLQLALEAAAFLQQADTLLRAIHAKWRNLCGVGKQGDPEPGRDRDVRDIASQVMMLDVTVSQLISLHPSLAARVLHKHRDVKESWAQLQQVLRNEKSPLLALASSLPMRETDALSPEHTEAGSGGVAGREAGDKRRRVPLRMVQKDFAGNVTEHVRGEEGSPSSPGEQATPGCHSNSNRRRKPPGQSDAVRGPPQQEAKLQDFCQAANVAVSWLRENVGLSIRLSQVEDAESLEAAQSQQAALQQEILGNSSSIEALLMVLRLVGELDGAEQWLQGVVGSLSEPATMRSPEELRRDLQEISCLENQVLLWGIKLQALREEMGREPSAEHVMAGKIQSKVEMMEEKLGCVRAALQRRAEDVRDSLVLSEFLQNVQQEEVLSQKNSTLPGTSRLGSQEPVHLPLAQAGQQLSREDMSSPLGELQEAVEMLNDVVKERERVMEAAAETESLERLLARVFPRMEAIRCRAEALARDIAQVESGFVTVKSELDLQGLQGLLSQQQEMEFNMSEALEGDVEELEKAVIHLEKLCPARMHDMGPEIQGMLQAWEELQKLVLENKGHVQQASRLQQFFGDYLAMISWTEDTRAQIFSESVSAHGLPETQWEELERKIEGKFKEFEELASTGQTLVSEEHYLSETIKERLEELQSMLGWVLVRWRAQKHHWDSGNKSAGKKGQDGPVDSVLSVSPSCQDPCAQAAVPGADGILGPNTSKGPQPTLCSLTPPQLQRQEREVACPSAPSIPDALRGLEQSWEDPGDSTPLEVETTKETLVLDPSESPVLLVPQSGPSSLGGTVNLILSIGKKGEKKLQLAGAMPGEESLHRLPGTKPSGCKTFWKRCQGLLGNTLGSLKRKKKPSRQPVEEVSTYLHVKEKEGDRDATCRSSTMPRLAKRAPTIAHVSLVPSPGPEAAFHTLPKISSGSLLSSLKRKGQAKAEDAQLLTLQGIVGAGPSRLQPLLEEKHNPSNTWPPKCSSGKKLAGRPPNPRLGQLLDLVKNPLGTAIEAECGIVSAASSGPKAEFLSQAWGPSSSQLAVAKSACQHLSLGSVLSLELPKDLGLLGNVQDAIKVAQKEVPGGEEVRQDGGAIPWDTGEAEREANGASLRKETLNQALATCQRPRGPRDAFRKAPKSEGGTWFEEVSFSPSYRRPKAQGIGATPCGEEQWTPRSQGSGSDDFLDFRLNRLSRISVLHEQIGREWDKLAATLGTSGSAKAEKPAGCKPRLEEASKVELRPSPTKYTSGAGGDPSTAKPEHPAVNGKLKEDPPEHRLESAPFQEALEESLMARSGRCAKLPTLLSVSECQLGAQPRSLMSAGLDRQGLAPDGRAAGSGLSKGAKLPGSAEICHPDHELFEEEEEELQAIWRNVEGRNKQSPCADTDAHPMSRNKADKAQSPEVSRGRLILTSANNVLVAKFTLPNSTQLLQSPDGERETSDGHGSEGSPRGFWASFPCQDEPCGVKEAASMGSVEGSCPQNQQKHQEEDRDVGKTPPSKMEFQMMEGTLERKHVLQTGGRKATCRTWNLFHAVLMRQTLCFYQDRKDTLKSSVVALPLNLSGAQCIRETEYTKKTNCFRLQLRDGSEYLLKAPSQPLMNQWVSKLQQNSGFPEVDYFQAVTQPAEGTSSAMGPSKISGPGSSSSSHLLGHHQPVTAKNQEITLLPRSSARLQLPYGTQEDPLDSAASQAGDNHRAVSHTTGQRQWLPAGSPKSQDNSYQEEEDALVIHKRRSHSFTSATYQKITPVSVPKEPLEAGNSYSITLYIGEQAVAMPRARCHSFVARPGSPREGALSRHKNKSVFKKFFGKKE